CCATGACGACGGTGATGCGGTTGTCGGCGAAGTTGCGGATGACGTTGTCGAATTTCGGTTTAAAGGCGTCACCCATCAACAAGGCGGGGCCGACCGGCGGACGGTCGCCATTGCGCATTTTCTCCATAGCAACCTTCATCCACTCGACCGAGGGCTGCGACTTGTCGTGCCATTCGAGGACCTTGAAACCGAGATCAGTCAGGATAGCGCGAACACGGTCGGGAGTTTCGAGGAAACTGATGGCGCTTTCATCGGCCCACGGCACTGGAAAATGAAGCGGTGAAGCCGGGCCGGCGAAGATGTCGTGGAACGCGAGGCGGCCGCCGGGTTTGAGGACGCGGGCGATTTCGCCATAAAGGCCGCGCTTGTCGGCGATATTCATCTGCGCATGCTCGGTCCAGGCGACGTCGAAGGCAGCGTCGGGAAAAGGGAGCTGCAGGGCGTTGCCCTGGCGGAACTCGACTTTGTCTTCGAGGTGGACGAGTTTGGTGAGGCGATTGGCGGTCGCAATGAATTCGGGCGTCAGGTCGATGCCGATCGGGCGAACGCGACGGGTAGCGGCCAGATAGCGCGCCGAGCCGCCGATGCCGCAGCCGACATCGAGCACCAGTTCGCCGGGCTTGAGTTGGGCTCGGTCGGCGAGTTCCTCGGTGGCTTCACGGCCACGGATGTGGAATTCGTCGACGAGTTTGAGGTCTTCATAGGTGAGCCGGTCGGGATCCTGGCCGGCGGCGTGAAACGCGCTAATGATGCTGTTGTACAGCTCGCGTTTCCCATAATGACTTTCCACCGTCTCATGCGGCATTGACATAGACATCATCCTTCGACAAAGGGGTTGGATCAGATAATGGCTTTTAAGCATCCATGATATCTATTATACGAACTTGACCGGATCGGTTGCGACAGAATTTTCCGATGAAGCAGTGGGGTGCGAGAGCGGTTGCATCGAGGTTTGAGAAGCATATTTTGGGGGCATGAACCTGGACAAGCACCGGATTCCCGGCTGGATCGCGATTATCCTTCTGACGACCATAACCTCATTCTGGGTCTATTGGAGTTTCATGGAGTTGTACTACGAGGGCTGGGGTTTGCCGCTGCACATGGCGATCCGCTATGTGGCGCCGGGGGCGATCTGCATGGTCTTGACCGGACTGTGCCTGCTGTGGCCGCGAATCGGCGGGACGGTGATCATCATCATCGGCTTGTGGTTCGGCATTTGGTGGATGCAGTTGCAGATCAGCCGGGGGTTGAAGGACCCGGTCGGGATTTTCGTAACGCTGTTTTTGAGCGCGGGGTTAGCGGTGATCGGCGTGTTGTTCTGGATCGACGCGCGGCTGGCGAAGAAGTATCCGCCGGATGCGAGTGTGCGGCGCAATTGGTTTCGGCGGAACGCGCGGACGATCGTGGCGACGGCGATACCGCTGGGGATTGCGGCAGGTGCGACGATCGGGAATTTGCCGATTTTGATGACGCGGCAGGATGACGGCGTCCGCACTGAGCGGCTGATCGAGGGGAACGGCGTGCGGCTGATCTGGGCGCCGGAGGGTCCGGGCTGGGCGCACGGATCGGAGGGCGCGGGGAGCAATCTCAATTGGAACGAGATTGCGCTGTATGGCCTGCCGCCGGTGGGATTTGATTGGAAAGCGAAGAATGTGTTCCGGATGGCCACGCAGGCAGAGATGGATAGCCTCTGTCTGTGCCGCTTTTTGTCGGCGGACGGCAAGACGCTGATGGAGACGCCGCAGAATATCTGGCGGATGCCGACGGTGCATGAGGTGGTGCGCTCGCTGGTGAAGCACGGCACGAACGCCGGATGCGAGTGGGATTCGGTGTCGAACCATGCCGACTGCGACGTAATTCCCGACAAGGAATCGCCGTTGTGGGCGACCGATTACTGGCCGATCTATTTGTGGACCGCGACGGAGCACGATTCGGCGGAGGCGTATTTTGTGGGATACAATGGCCGCGCAGTGACGTATCAGAACAAGTTTTGGGGCAATCCGCGGCACGGATTTCGGTGTGTGCGGGAGGTGGATACGGAGGCGGCGAGTTCGCAGTGATGCGACGGGAGAAGATAGGACCCTCACCGCCGGGCCGCAATGCCGAAATGCCCTCACCCCCGACCCCTCTCCCGGAGGGAGAGGGGAGTAGCGTTATTCGGCGAGTGCGGTGGGTGTGGAGTTAGCGGAGACGACGGCGGAGAGAGGTAGATCATGACGGAGCATCTTCAAGCCGAGATCGTGCAGACGGCGGTGCTGGTAAATGCACGCGGTGAGGCGTTGATATTGCGGCGGCCAGCGGGAAAATGGCAGCTTCCGGGCGGACGACTGAACGCCGGCGAACAGTGGGATGAAGGGCTGCGGCGGGAGATTCGCGAAGAAACGGGGATCGACGATGTCGAAATCCTCTCGATCATGATGCTCGACAATTGGGTGTACGAGGGGGTGCCGATGTACGGCGTATTCCTGCTGTGCCGGACGCAGAAGACTGAGGTGCGGTTGAGCACGGATCACGATGAGTTTCGCTGGGTGACGCTGAAAGATGATCTGAGGCAGTTTGATTTTTGGCACGACAGT
This Candidatus Zixiibacteriota bacterium DNA region includes the following protein-coding sequences:
- a CDS encoding methyltransferase domain-containing protein, whose product is MSMPHETVESHYGKRELYNSIISAFHAAGQDPDRLTYEDLKLVDEFHIRGREATEELADRAQLKPGELVLDVGCGIGGSARYLAATRRVRPIGIDLTPEFIATANRLTKLVHLEDKVEFRQGNALQLPFPDAAFDVAWTEHAQMNIADKRGLYGEIARVLKPGGRLAFHDIFAGPASPLHFPVPWADESAISFLETPDRVRAILTDLGFKVLEWHDKSQPSVEWMKVAMEKMRNGDRPPVGPALLMGDAFKPKFDNVIRNFADNRITVVMAVVQKA
- a CDS encoding NUDIX domain-containing protein, whose amino-acid sequence is MTEHLQAEIVQTAVLVNARGEALILRRPAGKWQLPGGRLNAGEQWDEGLRREIREETGIDDVEILSIMMLDNWVYEGVPMYGVFLLCRTQKTEVRLSTDHDEFRWVTLKDDLRQFDFWHDSLRILVERALQMR